In Jejubacter calystegiae, the following are encoded in one genomic region:
- a CDS encoding phage tail protein I → MNSLLPPGSSALEHRLAQSCSGISDLQVPLRDLWNPATCPARFLPYLAWAFSVDRWDESWPVATKRQVVQDAFYIHQHKGTASAIRRVVEPFGFLIRIIEWWKTGGVPGTFRLDIGVNDQGITEETYRELERLISDAKPCSRHLVGMSINLQTSGPYFVGAASYSGEEITIYPYINETIVSGGAGYTGTATHIIDTLRVNP, encoded by the coding sequence ATGAATAGCCTGTTACCGCCGGGCTCGTCGGCACTGGAGCACCGCCTGGCGCAGAGCTGCAGCGGTATTTCCGATCTACAGGTGCCGCTGCGTGACCTGTGGAACCCGGCGACCTGTCCGGCCCGCTTTCTGCCGTATCTGGCCTGGGCGTTCTCCGTGGACCGGTGGGATGAAAGCTGGCCGGTGGCGACAAAGCGCCAGGTGGTACAGGATGCATTCTATATTCATCAGCACAAGGGGACCGCCAGCGCAATCCGGCGTGTAGTGGAGCCGTTCGGCTTCCTGATCCGCATCATTGAGTGGTGGAAAACCGGCGGTGTGCCGGGCACCTTCCGGCTGGATATTGGCGTCAATGACCAGGGGATTACGGAGGAAACCTATCGGGAGCTGGAGCGCCTGATTAGTGATGCCAAACCCTGTAGCCGTCACCTGGTCGGTATGTCCATCAACCTGCAGACCAGTGGGCCGTATTTTGTCGGCGCCGCCAGCTACAGCGGCGAGGAAATCACGATTTATCCGTATATCAACGAAACCATCGTTTCCGGTGGCGCGGGCTACACCGGCACGGCCACCCATATTATTGATACCCTGAGAGTGAACCCATGA
- a CDS encoding phage virion morphogenesis protein — protein MAELQNVDAWLAALLANLEPAARNRMMREVAQQLRRIQQKNIQRQRNPDGSVWEPRRMTARSKKGRIRRQMFAKMRTARYLKTTASADAASVEFASKVQRIARVHHYGLRDRVTRNGPEVRYPERRLLGVNNETEVNIRDILLRWFIG, from the coding sequence GTGGCTGAACTGCAGAACGTTGACGCTTGGCTGGCGGCACTGCTGGCAAATCTGGAGCCCGCCGCGAGAAACCGTATGATGCGGGAAGTGGCGCAGCAGCTGCGCCGCATCCAGCAGAAGAATATACAGCGACAGCGCAATCCTGACGGAAGTGTCTGGGAGCCGCGGCGAATGACGGCGCGCAGCAAGAAGGGGCGCATCAGGCGTCAGATGTTCGCGAAAATGCGCACGGCCAGGTATCTGAAAACTACCGCCAGCGCGGACGCGGCGAGTGTGGAGTTTGCCAGTAAGGTGCAGCGTATCGCCCGCGTTCACCACTACGGCCTGCGGGATCGCGTTACCCGAAATGGCCCGGAGGTTCGCTACCCTGAGCGCCGTCTGTTGGGCGTTAACAATGAGACGGAAGTGAACATCCGGGATATTCTGTTACGCTGGTTTATAGGATAG
- a CDS encoding phage baseplate assembly protein V — protein MNTQLTEIMRLITNLIRTGIVLEVDRKNWLCRVKTGDLETNWISWLTLRAGGARTWWCPSPGEQVVLLSMGGNLETAFALPAIYSDQFAAPSDSEAGSVTAYPDGGWFEYEPATGRWYVKGIKSMVIEAADNITLKTGEFVVEAGRTRINSEVAINGGVTQGGGAMSSNGIVVDAHKHTGVKAGSDTSGGPV, from the coding sequence ATGAACACACAACTAACCGAAATCATGCGCCTTATCACTAATCTGATCCGTACCGGCATTGTGCTGGAGGTGGACCGGAAAAACTGGCTGTGCCGGGTGAAAACAGGCGATCTCGAAACTAACTGGATTAGCTGGCTGACGCTGCGCGCCGGTGGCGCCCGCACCTGGTGGTGTCCGTCTCCCGGGGAGCAGGTGGTGCTGTTATCGATGGGCGGCAATCTGGAAACCGCCTTTGCCCTGCCTGCGATTTACTCCGATCAGTTTGCGGCGCCGTCGGATTCTGAGGCCGGGAGCGTGACCGCGTACCCGGACGGCGGCTGGTTTGAGTATGAACCAGCCACCGGTCGCTGGTATGTGAAGGGGATTAAATCCATGGTCATTGAGGCCGCCGATAACATCACTCTGAAAACCGGGGAGTTTGTGGTGGAGGCCGGGCGTACCCGCATTAACAGCGAAGTGGCGATTAATGGCGGCGTTACCCAGGGCGGCGGGGCGATGAGCTCTAACGGCATTGTGGTGGATGCACATAAACATACCGGCGTGAAGGCGGGTAGCGATACGTCCGGGGGGCCGGTATGA
- a CDS encoding HP1 family phage holin: MTLERISAFITYCIAVLMAKLGKFDLQDVATITGMLLGIAMFLVSWYYRRKAYRLLESGQITRGQYESAGR; encoded by the coding sequence AGCGAATCAGCGCCTTTATCACGTACTGCATCGCTGTGCTGATGGCGAAGCTGGGAAAGTTTGATCTGCAGGACGTGGCAACCATCACCGGTATGTTGCTGGGGATCGCGATGTTCCTGGTGAGCTGGTATTACCGTCGCAAGGCTTACCGGCTGCTGGAGAGCGGGCAAATAACCAGGGGGCAATATGAGTCTGCAGGTCGTTAA
- the lysC gene encoding Rz1-like lysis system protein LysC (LysC is an Rz1-like component of a phage lytic system, substantially overlapping although not fully embedded in the gene for the Rz-like LysB component.), with translation MLTLSGCGSDRPLQEVQLTVSGCPAVTQCRLEQSAPHTNGDLNALLDETEAAWAACADKVDTIIACQERDSEQAAVLTPRPE, from the coding sequence CTGCTGACATTATCAGGTTGCGGGAGCGACCGGCCATTGCAGGAGGTGCAGCTTACCGTGAGTGGCTGTCCGGCAGTGACGCAGTGCCGTCTGGAACAGTCAGCGCCACACACTAACGGCGATCTGAACGCACTGCTGGATGAAACCGAGGCCGCCTGGGCGGCCTGTGCCGATAAAGTGGACACGATCATTGCGTGTCAGGAGCGAGACAGTGAACAAGCCGCAGTCCTTACGCCGCGCCCTGAGTGA
- a CDS encoding GPW/gp25 family protein, with protein sequence MTLYSGMSRTTGQTLTDTEHLRQSVRDILMTPQGSRIARREYGSLLSALIDQPQNPALRLQVMAAVYTALSRWEPRLTLDAITINSSYDGAMVVELTGQRNDGVPVSLSVSTGADN encoded by the coding sequence ATGACGCTGTATAGCGGCATGAGCCGCACCACCGGCCAGACACTAACCGACACCGAACATCTGCGCCAGTCGGTGCGAGACATTCTGATGACCCCACAGGGCAGCCGCATTGCCCGTCGTGAATATGGTTCGCTGCTGTCCGCGCTGATCGATCAGCCCCAGAATCCGGCGTTACGCCTGCAGGTGATGGCGGCAGTCTATACCGCGCTGAGTCGCTGGGAGCCGCGCCTGACGCTGGATGCTATCACTATCAACAGCAGCTACGACGGCGCGATGGTGGTGGAACTGACCGGCCAGCGCAATGACGGAGTGCCGGTTTCCCTTTCTGTATCAACAGGAGCTGATAACTGA
- a CDS encoding phage tail protein, translated as MNKPQSLRRALSDAVPYVRDNPDKLHLFVDDGALVATGASSMSWEYRYTLNLVIEDFSGDQNLLMAPVLLWLSDNQPDAINNPQLREKLFTFQVDILRNDVCDISINLQLTERVLVSADGGVSRVEAVPEPDVPEEMWTVKRG; from the coding sequence GTGAACAAGCCGCAGTCCTTACGCCGCGCCCTGAGTGATGCCGTTCCCTATGTCCGGGATAACCCGGACAAGCTGCACCTGTTTGTGGATGATGGCGCCCTGGTGGCGACCGGCGCCAGCTCCATGTCGTGGGAATATCGCTATACCCTGAATCTGGTGATTGAGGATTTCAGCGGCGACCAGAACCTGCTGATGGCGCCGGTGCTGCTGTGGCTCAGTGATAACCAGCCTGACGCCATCAATAATCCGCAGCTGCGGGAAAAGCTGTTCACGTTTCAGGTGGATATTCTGCGCAATGACGTCTGCGATATCAGCATCAATCTGCAACTGACGGAGCGTGTGCTGGTCAGCGCTGACGGCGGGGTTTCCCGCGTCGAGGCCGTGCCGGAGCCGGATGTGCCGGAAGAAATGTGGACGGTGAAGCGTGGCTGA
- the lysB gene encoding Rz-like lysis system protein LysB (The gene for this Rz-like phage lysis system protein may overlap extensively with the gene for the other spanin subunit, the Rz1-like protein in the outer membrane.): MMRALAVALILVLAALGWQSWRLSDARQTIERQGETLKSREEKLVKANSQLISLSILTETNSREQMRLYAAAEQAAALLRSRQRRIEELKRENEDLRRWADASLPADIIRLRERPAIAGGAAYREWLSGSDAVPSGTVSATH; the protein is encoded by the coding sequence GTGATGCGTGCGCTGGCCGTCGCGCTGATCCTGGTGCTGGCTGCGCTGGGCTGGCAGTCGTGGCGGCTCAGTGATGCCCGGCAGACTATCGAGCGCCAGGGGGAGACTCTGAAAAGCCGGGAGGAAAAGCTGGTGAAGGCCAACAGCCAGCTAATCAGCCTGTCCATTCTGACCGAAACCAACAGCCGGGAGCAGATGCGGCTCTATGCGGCAGCGGAACAGGCTGCCGCACTGCTGCGAAGCCGCCAGCGCCGGATCGAGGAACTGAAACGTGAAAATGAGGATTTACGCCGCTGGGCTGATGCTTCCCTGCCTGCTGACATTATCAGGTTGCGGGAGCGACCGGCCATTGCAGGAGGTGCAGCTTACCGTGAGTGGCTGTCCGGCAGTGACGCAGTGCCGTCTGGAACAGTCAGCGCCACACACTAA
- a CDS encoding lysozyme produces MSLQVVKRCAVGVVLAIAATLPGFQLLHTSVEGLKLIADFEGCRLQPYQCSAGVWTDGIGNTSGVVPGKTITERQAAQGLITNVLMTEKRLDACLAVKPPQHVYDALVSIGFNVGTGAICRSTMVAYINRQQWWQACDQLPRWVYVNGVFNKGLDNRRTRELAWCLKGVPQ; encoded by the coding sequence ATGAGTCTGCAGGTCGTTAAACGCTGTGCCGTGGGTGTGGTGCTGGCGATTGCCGCCACGCTGCCGGGATTTCAGTTGCTCCACACCTCCGTGGAAGGGCTGAAACTGATTGCCGATTTTGAGGGCTGCCGCCTGCAGCCGTATCAGTGCAGCGCGGGCGTGTGGACCGACGGAATTGGTAACACGTCCGGCGTGGTGCCGGGCAAAACCATCACAGAGCGCCAGGCGGCGCAGGGGCTGATCACCAATGTGCTGATGACGGAGAAACGGCTGGATGCCTGCCTGGCGGTGAAGCCGCCGCAGCATGTCTATGACGCGCTGGTAAGTATCGGATTTAACGTGGGGACTGGCGCTATCTGCCGGTCAACCATGGTCGCCTATATCAACCGCCAGCAGTGGTGGCAGGCCTGTGACCAGCTACCTCGCTGGGTTTATGTGAATGGCGTGTTCAATAAGGGGCTGGATAACCGCCGGACGCGGGAGCTGGCCTGGTGTCTGAAAGGGGTGCCGCAGTGA
- a CDS encoding phage tail protein: MSTKFYTLLTDIGAAKLANAAALGVPLNITWMAVGDGGGTLPTPNSAQTSLIGEQRRAALNALYIDPDNSSQIIAEQVIPEKEGGWWIREVGLFDESGALIAVGNCPESYKPQLAEGSGCTQTVRMVLITSSTDNITLKIDPSVVLATRQYVDDKVLELKVDIDKQLKAHLEEKNPHPQYQAGRLLRVIKFEMSGAYTPADDVGSVIVEACGGGGAGGSVGPATSGQACGGAGGQSGAYAKSFYTREELGENIPVIVGAGGISVEFVANGQKNGAGGDTMFGDLILCQGGHGAAGAMETPPFVGWNASEVCISTGGNILNLNGSDGDDTFILSTKAGCSGVGGCNPLGSVILNRSTNGPGNGAMEGSVGYGTGGTGALNTNGATASYLGGNGMSGVVIIYEYS; this comes from the coding sequence ATGAGCACAAAATTTTATACCCTGCTGACGGATATTGGCGCGGCGAAGCTGGCAAATGCCGCTGCGCTGGGCGTGCCGTTGAATATTACCTGGATGGCGGTGGGTGACGGTGGCGGAACCCTGCCAACGCCCAATTCGGCGCAGACGTCGCTGATTGGTGAGCAGCGCCGGGCGGCCCTGAATGCGCTGTATATCGATCCGGATAACAGCAGCCAGATTATTGCCGAGCAGGTGATCCCGGAAAAGGAAGGCGGTTGGTGGATCCGCGAAGTCGGGCTGTTCGACGAGTCCGGCGCGCTGATTGCGGTGGGGAACTGCCCGGAGAGCTACAAGCCGCAACTGGCCGAGGGGAGTGGCTGCACCCAGACCGTGCGCATGGTGCTGATCACCAGTAGCACTGACAATATCACCCTGAAAATTGACCCCTCCGTGGTGCTGGCGACCCGCCAGTATGTGGATGACAAGGTGCTGGAGCTGAAAGTAGATATTGATAAACAACTAAAAGCCCATCTGGAGGAGAAGAACCCGCATCCGCAGTATCAGGCTGGTCGTCTTCTGCGCGTGATTAAATTTGAGATGTCAGGGGCATATACACCGGCCGATGATGTAGGAAGTGTCATTGTTGAGGCCTGTGGTGGAGGTGGAGCAGGGGGATCTGTAGGACCTGCTACGAGTGGTCAGGCATGTGGTGGCGCGGGCGGTCAGTCCGGTGCCTATGCAAAATCCTTTTATACACGTGAAGAGCTGGGTGAAAATATCCCTGTTATTGTGGGAGCCGGAGGTATTTCCGTAGAGTTTGTTGCCAATGGACAAAAAAATGGAGCCGGTGGGGATACGATGTTTGGCGATCTTATTTTATGCCAGGGAGGGCATGGGGCGGCGGGAGCGATGGAAACACCACCATTTGTTGGCTGGAATGCGAGTGAAGTTTGTATCTCTACGGGCGGAAACATTCTCAATCTGAATGGTAGTGATGGCGATGATACTTTTATTTTAAGTACTAAGGCTGGATGTAGTGGTGTTGGGGGATGCAACCCTCTGGGTTCTGTTATTCTTAACCGCTCAACCAACGGGCCAGGCAACGGTGCTATGGAGGGTAGCGTTGGATATGGTACCGGTGGAACAGGCGCGCTGAATACCAATGGCGCCACAGCATCATATTTGGGTGGGAATGGGATGAGTGGTGTCGTCATTATTTATGAGTATTCATAA
- a CDS encoding baseplate assembly protein, with translation MPVIDLSQLPAPQIVDVPDFETLLSERKAAFIALYPADEQEAVRRTLALESEPVTKQLQESTYREVLLRQRINEAAQAVMVAYATGSDLDQLAANYNVPRLTITPADPDAVPPVAEVRESDEALRLRVPAAFEGLSVAGPTAAYEFHARSADGRVADASATSPAPAEVVLTVLSRENDGTADADLLAVVDAALNSESVRPVADRLTVRSAEIIPYTVNATLFLYPGPESEPILAAARKSLQTYIASQTRLGRDIRLSAIYAALHVEGVQRVELVSPTQDMVLDRTQAASCSGWSVSVGGTDE, from the coding sequence ATGCCCGTTATTGACCTTTCCCAGTTGCCCGCACCGCAGATTGTGGACGTACCCGACTTTGAGACGCTGCTGTCTGAGCGTAAGGCGGCCTTTATCGCCCTGTATCCGGCGGATGAACAGGAGGCCGTGCGGCGCACGCTGGCGCTGGAATCGGAGCCCGTCACCAAACAGCTGCAGGAGAGCACTTACCGTGAGGTGCTGCTGCGCCAGCGCATCAATGAGGCGGCCCAGGCGGTAATGGTGGCCTATGCCACTGGCAGTGACCTGGACCAGCTGGCGGCAAACTACAACGTTCCCCGCCTGACTATCACGCCCGCCGATCCGGATGCCGTGCCGCCGGTTGCTGAGGTCAGAGAGAGCGACGAGGCGCTACGCCTGCGCGTACCTGCGGCATTCGAGGGATTATCCGTGGCAGGCCCGACAGCAGCCTATGAGTTCCATGCCCGCAGCGCAGACGGGCGGGTGGCTGACGCCAGCGCAACCAGCCCGGCCCCGGCGGAGGTGGTGCTGACCGTGTTGAGCCGGGAGAATGACGGAACGGCGGACGCTGACCTGCTGGCCGTGGTTGACGCGGCCCTGAACAGTGAAAGCGTCCGCCCGGTGGCGGACCGGCTGACGGTGCGCAGCGCGGAGATTATCCCCTATACCGTGAACGCCACGCTGTTTCTGTACCCGGGCCCGGAATCAGAGCCGATCCTGGCCGCCGCCCGAAAGAGCCTGCAAACCTATATAGCCAGCCAGACCCGGCTGGGGCGTGATATCCGGCTGAGCGCCATCTATGCGGCGCTGCACGTCGAAGGCGTCCAGCGCGTAGAGCTGGTGTCCCCCACGCAGGATATGGTGCTGGACAGGACCCAGGCCGCCTCCTGCAGTGGCTGGTCGGTGAGTGTCGGGGGAACGGATGAATAG
- a CDS encoding DUF6216 family protein, whose amino-acid sequence MLTQLNTFLATAIGGLVFTLLTALIKSIYRWLTQVKEKNKFLVDELKIPPIKINITLSEYRKNTLESSLKDKIMIYIGAAITLLIGIIMLFSSIYLFRQDDTYQIKLTNKRTEDAFLIKSGSALSATSKDRWIITLNTCNTPDELQSITEISKEAKKYICRALSIEDKSGSLPFYITKYIWENIILATILLLASAWIITVGIGLFFHMEIIKKISDKHKKEIEKSYDYIT is encoded by the coding sequence ATGCTAACTCAGTTAAATACCTTTCTCGCCACAGCAATCGGCGGACTAGTTTTTACGCTATTAACAGCCTTAATAAAATCAATTTATCGGTGGCTTACTCAAGTAAAAGAAAAAAATAAATTCTTGGTTGATGAGTTAAAGATCCCTCCCATAAAAATAAACATAACGTTATCAGAATACAGAAAAAACACTTTGGAGTCCTCACTAAAAGACAAGATAATGATATACATTGGCGCAGCGATAACATTATTAATCGGCATAATTATGCTTTTCTCATCGATATATCTATTTAGACAAGATGACACTTATCAGATAAAGCTAACCAACAAAAGGACAGAAGATGCCTTCCTGATAAAATCAGGTTCAGCCTTAAGTGCAACATCAAAAGACAGATGGATAATAACACTAAATACATGCAATACCCCCGATGAACTTCAGAGCATCACAGAAATATCAAAGGAAGCTAAAAAATATATTTGCCGGGCTTTATCAATTGAAGATAAATCAGGGAGTCTCCCTTTTTATATAACAAAATACATCTGGGAAAACATCATACTTGCAACCATTTTATTACTAGCTTCAGCATGGATAATCACTGTCGGAATTGGATTATTCTTTCACATGGAAATAATAAAAAAAATATCAGATAAACACAAAAAAGAAATAGAAAAGAGCTATGATTATATAACATAA